The Osmerus eperlanus chromosome 7, fOsmEpe2.1, whole genome shotgun sequence genome includes a region encoding these proteins:
- the LOC134023810 gene encoding piggyBac transposable element-derived protein 4-like — protein sequence MASCSGKSRKLTNIDIHELFFNSDEEDEYITDQSSSDESDEGLPPNLEALGNPEAEGPSSDGDMEMGDGVEEVNSTSWWAASDFTPPGPRVVFDETLSGVQTPPEDPTEAQCFKLFLTEELVEEIVEETNRYASVQQEMMPSGVKGKMAKWVRTTVNEMYSFLVAVLLMGIVRKSSLRDYWSTDPILLTRFFATLFSQDRFLLLLRCLHFVDSASANVNDPLHKIRNVFSALTTSFRRVFVPHRDLCVDESLMKWKGRLAFRQYIPSKRHRFGVKFFVLCDVLTGYVQDMIIYTGSSTDITHFPGLGISGSVVMTLLAPHLRKGHILYMDNWYSSPTLFQHLLYRGTGACGTVRANRKGMPAFTPKMKKGEVEFQQNGSQLAVKWHDKRDVHMLTTVHSSTMSATVRIDHATGERKLKPACVLDYNKKMGAVDKADMVNSFVECARKTTKWYKKVFFHLVDTAVLNGHIVHRQQSGRVITYQEYRLNLMRQLLEALSLGGPSNYYTRKQDQEAVQGVHVYLASEKGEESDQVYVCGM from the exons ATGGCATCTTGTTCGGGCAAAAGTAGGAAACTTACCAACATTGACATCCACGAATTATTTTTTAATTCCGATGAAGAGGATGAGTACATCACTGACCAAAGTAGCAGTGATGAAAGTGATGAAGGTCTGCCCCCAAACCTAGAGGCTCTTGGAAACCCAGAGGCCGAAGGCCCCTCTAGTGATGGAGACATGGAAATGGGGGATGGAGTGGAAGAGGTGAATTCCACGAGCTGGTGGGCCGCCAGTGATTTCACTCCCCCTGGACCTAGAGTTGTGTTTGATGAAACACTGTCTGGGGTGCAGACCCCCCCCGAAGACCCCACCGAGGCTCAGTGTTTCAAACTGTTCCTCACAGAAGAACTGGTCGAAGAGATAGTGGAGGAAACAAACCGCTATGCCTCAGTGCAGCAGGAGATGATGCCGTCCGGAGTGAAAGGAAAGATGGCTAAATGGGTGCGGACAACCGTGAATGAAATGTATTCATTCTTGGTCGCTGTCCTCCTGATGGGAATTGTGAGAAAGTCCTCCCTCCGCGACTACTGGAGCACAGATCCCATCCTCCTGACCCGTTTCTTCGCCACACTCTTCTCCCAGGACCgcttccttcttctcctccgttGCTTGCACTTCGTCGACAGTGCAAGCGCTAATGTAAATGATCCCCTGCACAAGATCCGAAATGTGTTTAGTGCTCTCACCACCTCATTCCGACGGGTCTTTGTACCACACAGAGACCTCTGTGTTGATGAATCCCTAATGAAGTGGAAGGGTAGGCTGGCATTTCGGCAGTACATACCATCAAAAAGGCATAGGTTTGGTGTCAAATTCTTTGTCCTTTGTGATGTATTGACCGGTTATGTGCAGGACATGATCATTTACACGGGATCCAGCACCGACATTACCCACTTTCCAGGACTTGGAATATCTGGCTCGGTCGTGATGACCTTACTTGCACCCCACCTAAGAAAGGGCCACATCCTGTACATGGACAACTGGTACAGCAGTCCGACACTGTTCCAGCACCTTCTCTACCGTGGAACAGGGGCCTGTGGGACCGTTCGGGCAAATCGGAAGGGGATGCCAGCCTTCACCCCTAAAATGAAAAAGGGCGAAGTGGAGTTTCAGCAAAATGGCAGTCAGTTGGCCGTTAAGTGGCATGACAAACGTGATGTTCACATGCTCACCACTGTTCATTCATCAACGATGTCAGCCACGGTGAGGATTGATCATGCCACCGGGGAGAGGAAACTCAAGCCAGCTTGTGTTCTTGATTACAACAAGAAGATGGGGGCTGTGGACAAGGCAGACATGGTGAACAGCTTTGTCGAATGTGCCAGGAAGACTACCAAGTGGTACAAGAAAGTATTCTTTCACTTGGTAGACACTGCTGTTCTAAATGGCCACATCGTCCACCGTCAACAGTCTG GGAGAGTCATCACTTACCAGGAGTACAGACTGAACTTGATGAGACAGCTGCTCGAG GCACTTTCCCTCGGAGGTCCCTCAAACTACTACACAAGGAAGCAGGACCAGGAGGCAGTGCAAGGTGTGCATGTCTACCTCGCGtcggagaaaggagaggaaagtgaCCAGGTTTATGTGTGTGGCATGTAA